One Mycobacterium sp. SMC-4 DNA window includes the following coding sequences:
- the purT gene encoding formate-dependent phosphoribosylglycinamide formyltransferase: MSETTDSGSVAEHAAGPGTATVMLLGAGERSRELVLAFQRLGATVIAVDEYSGAPAHQVADRSAVLTLTDTAALAELIESENPDIVVADTGAVATDALIAVAERGEVEVFPTPRSARLSLDGEGLRRLAADELGLPTAPFWFAGSVDELAAIATHAGFPLVVKPVAAAPGEGQSVLLRPDDIEPAWRRAVAGGRLSLHRVMVESVVEVDVEVTLLTVRTTGPAGPAVSFCEPIGHHELDGGTIEAWQPQQLSPAALDAAKSIAARIVNSLGGRGVFAVELLVRGDEVYFADVRPRPHDTGLVTLRSQRLSEFELHARAILGLPVDTIMISPGAIEVNYRTSENTAAGDVSRRAVLAEALAVAESDVRLFSGADQSAGRPWHTLAAATAPDVIVARDRARRIAAAIRNLR; the protein is encoded by the coding sequence ATGAGTGAGACGACGGATAGCGGCTCGGTCGCCGAACACGCGGCCGGCCCCGGCACGGCCACGGTGATGCTGCTGGGAGCCGGTGAACGCAGCCGCGAGCTGGTGTTGGCGTTTCAGCGGCTCGGGGCGACGGTCATCGCTGTCGACGAGTACTCCGGGGCGCCCGCGCACCAGGTGGCCGACCGCAGCGCGGTGCTGACCCTGACCGATACCGCAGCCCTGGCCGAGCTGATCGAGTCCGAAAATCCGGACATCGTGGTCGCCGACACCGGCGCGGTCGCCACCGACGCACTGATCGCGGTGGCCGAACGCGGCGAGGTCGAGGTGTTCCCCACCCCCCGCAGCGCCCGTCTGTCGCTGGACGGCGAGGGACTGCGACGGCTGGCCGCCGACGAACTGGGCCTGCCGACCGCACCGTTCTGGTTCGCCGGCTCGGTCGACGAGCTCGCCGCGATTGCGACGCATGCCGGATTCCCGCTGGTGGTCAAGCCGGTCGCGGCGGCGCCCGGGGAGGGACAGTCGGTGCTGTTGCGGCCCGACGACATCGAGCCGGCCTGGCGCCGCGCCGTCGCCGGCGGCCGACTGAGCCTGCACCGGGTGATGGTCGAGTCGGTCGTCGAGGTCGACGTCGAGGTGACGTTGTTGACCGTGCGTACCACCGGCCCGGCCGGGCCGGCGGTGTCCTTCTGCGAGCCGATCGGGCACCACGAACTCGACGGCGGCACCATCGAGGCCTGGCAGCCCCAGCAGCTGTCCCCGGCGGCGCTGGACGCGGCGAAGTCGATCGCGGCCCGGATCGTCAACTCCCTGGGTGGCCGCGGCGTGTTCGCCGTCGAACTACTGGTGCGCGGCGACGAGGTGTACTTCGCCGACGTGCGGCCCCGCCCGCACGACACCGGGTTGGTGACGCTGCGATCGCAACGCCTCAGCGAGTTCGAGTTGCATGCGCGGGCCATTCTCGGGCTGCCGGTGGACACGATCATGATCTCGCCCGGCGCGATCGAGGTGAATTATCGGACCTCGGAGAACACCGCCGCAGGCGATGTGTCCCGGCGGGCCGTGCTGGCCGAAGCGCTGGCGGTCGCCGAGAGCGATGTCCGGCTCTTCAGCGGCGCCGACCAGTCCGCCGGCCGGCCGTGGCACACGCTGGCCGCGGCGACCGCTCCCGACGTCATCGTCGCGCGCGATCGCGCTCGCCGTATCGCCGCGGCCATCCGGAATCTTCGATGA
- a CDS encoding lumazine-binding protein has translation MSESDGSDKSGPSDESTGSSAGPFLGALTIIVAVVIAIWLFNVFSGDELTDEQQIARAAAGQNDALQRSDYAAFQSYSCLAQHRTESEILDRQRDSEQQRGNRVVERLNSIAIDGDRATAEVTYYFLDDRDTKETVPITFLREGGGWKVCSLGPS, from the coding sequence ATGAGCGAGTCCGACGGTTCCGACAAATCCGGGCCGTCCGACGAATCCACCGGCAGCAGCGCCGGTCCGTTCCTCGGGGCGCTGACGATCATTGTCGCCGTCGTGATCGCAATCTGGTTGTTCAACGTGTTCTCCGGCGACGAACTGACTGACGAACAACAGATCGCCCGCGCGGCAGCGGGGCAGAACGACGCGTTGCAGCGCTCCGACTACGCCGCATTCCAGTCCTATTCTTGTCTCGCCCAGCACCGCACCGAGTCTGAAATCCTGGATCGGCAAAGGGATTCCGAGCAGCAGCGGGGTAACCGGGTGGTGGAGCGGCTGAACTCCATCGCCATCGACGGTGACCGGGCCACCGCGGAGGTCACCTACTACTTCCTCGATGACCGTGACACCAAGGAGACGGTCCCGATCACCTTCCTGCGCGAGGGCGGGGGCTGGAAGGTCTGTTCGCTCGGCCCGAGCTAG
- a CDS encoding rhodanese-like domain-containing protein, giving the protein MSYAGDITPEQAWKLLSENADAVLVDVRTDAEWRFVGVPDLTSLQRDAVFIEWNRSDGSRNSGFVEDLLAAGVAPGQRPVVFLCRSGNRSIGAAEAATEAGIGPSYNILDGFEGDLDEHKHRGATGWKAVGLPWKQS; this is encoded by the coding sequence GTGAGTTACGCCGGAGACATCACGCCGGAACAGGCATGGAAGCTGCTGAGCGAGAATGCCGATGCCGTGCTGGTTGACGTTCGTACCGATGCCGAGTGGCGCTTCGTCGGGGTGCCGGATCTGACGTCGCTGCAGCGCGACGCGGTGTTCATCGAATGGAACCGCAGCGACGGGTCGCGCAACAGCGGCTTCGTCGAGGACCTGCTCGCCGCCGGCGTCGCCCCCGGGCAACGTCCGGTGGTGTTCCTGTGTCGCTCCGGCAACCGGTCGATCGGTGCCGCCGAGGCGGCGACCGAAGCCGGTATCGGACCGTCTTACAACATCCTCGACGGGTTCGAGGGCGATCTCGACGAGCACAAGCACCGTGGGGCCACCGGCTGGAAGGCCGTCGGGCTGCCCTGGAAGCAATCATGA
- a CDS encoding O-succinylhomoserine sulfhydrylase has product MSIRTPQPLPDGVSQETIGVRGGLLRSGFEETAEAMYLTSGYVYESAAAAEQAFTGEIDRYVYSRYGNPTISMFEERLRLIEGAPACFATATGMSAVFTALGALLAAGDRLVAARSLFGSCFVVCNEILPRWGVETVFVDGDDLSQWEQALSVPTQAVFFETPSNPMQQLVDIAAVSELAHAAGAKVVLDNVFATPILQQGFPLGVDVVVYSGTKHIDGQGRVLGGAILGSREYIDEPVQKLMRHTGPALSPFNAWTLLKGLETLALRVEHQNSSAHRIAEFLEQHPAVGWVRYPYLASHPQHDLAKRQMTGGGTVVTFELKSATKQRAFEVLDKLQIIDISNNLGDAKSLITHPATTTHRAMGPEGRAAIGLGDGVVRISVGLEGVDDLIGDLDRALG; this is encoded by the coding sequence ATGAGCATCCGGACCCCCCAGCCGCTGCCCGACGGTGTCAGCCAGGAGACCATCGGGGTGCGCGGCGGCCTGTTGCGCTCGGGGTTCGAAGAGACCGCCGAGGCGATGTATCTGACCTCCGGCTATGTCTACGAGAGCGCGGCGGCTGCCGAGCAGGCATTCACCGGCGAGATCGACCGCTACGTGTATTCGCGCTACGGCAACCCCACCATCTCGATGTTCGAGGAACGGTTGCGCCTGATCGAAGGTGCCCCTGCCTGCTTTGCCACCGCGACGGGCATGTCGGCGGTGTTCACCGCGCTGGGTGCGCTGTTGGCCGCCGGCGACCGGCTGGTGGCTGCACGCAGCCTGTTCGGGTCGTGTTTCGTGGTCTGCAACGAGATCCTGCCGCGGTGGGGCGTGGAGACGGTGTTCGTCGACGGGGACGACCTCTCGCAGTGGGAACAGGCGCTGTCGGTCCCGACGCAGGCGGTCTTCTTCGAGACGCCGTCGAATCCGATGCAGCAGCTCGTCGACATCGCCGCGGTCTCCGAGCTGGCTCACGCGGCCGGCGCAAAGGTGGTGCTGGACAACGTCTTTGCCACCCCGATCCTGCAGCAGGGTTTCCCGCTGGGTGTCGACGTGGTGGTGTACTCGGGCACCAAGCACATCGACGGTCAGGGCCGCGTGCTCGGCGGGGCGATCCTGGGCAGCCGGGAGTACATCGACGAACCGGTCCAGAAGCTGATGCGCCACACCGGACCTGCGCTGAGCCCGTTCAACGCGTGGACCCTGCTCAAGGGTCTGGAGACGTTGGCGCTACGGGTGGAGCACCAGAACTCGTCGGCGCACCGCATCGCGGAGTTTCTGGAGCAGCATCCGGCGGTGGGCTGGGTGCGGTATCCGTACCTGGCTTCACATCCACAGCACGACCTGGCCAAGCGGCAGATGACCGGCGGCGGAACGGTGGTGACGTTCGAGCTCAAGAGCGCCACCAAGCAACGTGCCTTCGAGGTGCTCGACAAGCTGCAGATCATCGACATCTCCAACAACCTCGGCGACGCCAAGTCGTTGATCACCCATCCGGCGACCACCACACATCGTGCGATGGGGCCCGAGGGCCGCGCCGCGATCGGGCTGGGCGACGGGGTGGTCCGGATCTCGGTGGGACTTGAGGGAGTCGACGACCTGATCGGCGATCTGGACCGGGCGCTCGGGTAG